One Setaria italica strain Yugu1 chromosome I, Setaria_italica_v2.0, whole genome shotgun sequence DNA window includes the following coding sequences:
- the LOC101782719 gene encoding basic leucine zipper 19, with the protein MAQLPPRAPSAAAQDHWSAAGEFLGFAAARRGAHRRSASDPAAFLEAVPMDDVIAGDDFDRLDDEQLMSMFSDVDAPAVSDGGGGAERAGDAQLMDLGDAEDGMAAASSPASARAAADGVADPKRVKRILANRQSAQRSRVRKLQYISELERSVTSLQMEVSALSPRVAFLDHQRSLLTVGNSHLKQRIAALAQDKIFKDAHQEALKKEIERLRQLFHQQQIKATTGGADIAAAASMQARQELLACEGAAIR; encoded by the exons ATGGCGCAGCTGCCACCGAGGGCGCCGAGCGCCGCGGCGCAGGACCACTGGTCGGCGGCGGGCGAGTTCCTCGGGTTCGCCGCGGCCAGGCGCGGCGCGCACCGCCGCTCGGCCAGCGACCCGGCCGCGTTCCTCGAGGCCGTGCCCATGGACGACGTCATCGCCGGCGACGACTTCGACCGCCTCGACGACGAGCAGCTCATGTCCATGTTCTCCGACGTCGACGCGCCGGCCgtctccgacggcggcggcggcgcggagaggGCCGGGGACGCGCAGCTGATGGACTTGGGGGACGCGGAGGACGGAatggcggcggcctcgtcgccggccagcgcgcgggcggccgccgacggcgtcgCTGACCCCAAGAGGGTCAAGAG GATATTGGCAAACAGGCAGTCAGCTCAGAGGTCACGAGTTAGGAAGCTGCAGTACATCTCCGAGCTCGAACGCAGTGTCACCAGTCTCCAG ATGGAGGTGTCAGCACTGTCCCCTCGCGTGGCCTTCCTGGATCACCAGCGATCATTGCTCACCGTCGGTAACAGCCATCTCAAGCAAAGAATTGCGGCGCTTGCCCAAGACAAGATCTTCAAAGATG CTCATCAAGAGGCACTGAAGAAGGAGATCGAGCGGCTACGCCAACTATTCCACCAGCAGCAGATCAAGGCCACAACCGGCGGCGCCgacatcgccgctgccgcctcgaTGCAGGCGAGGCAAGAGCTGCTCGCGTGCGAGGGCGCTGCCATTCGATAG